One genomic segment of Amycolatopsis sp. Hca4 includes these proteins:
- the cobM gene encoding precorrin-4 C(11)-methyltransferase yields the protein MTVHFIGAGPGAADLITVRGRDLLARCGVCLYPGSMTPPDLLAYCPPGAELVDTANLSLEQIVAKLVEAHRAGHEVARLCSGDPSLYSAVAEQVRRLDAAGVPYDVVPGVPAFAASAAVLKRELTVPEIGQSLVITRVQARSTKMPSGETLAAFAATGATLALHLAINHVERVAEELKPHYGDDCPVAVVALASQAGETVLRGVLGELPSLVREAGMTRAATIFVGRVLAATDFPDSFLYSSARDRANQPESL from the coding sequence GTGACCGTGCACTTCATCGGCGCCGGGCCCGGCGCCGCCGACCTCATCACCGTGCGCGGCCGGGACCTGCTCGCCCGGTGCGGTGTCTGCCTCTACCCGGGCAGCATGACGCCTCCGGACCTGCTCGCGTACTGCCCGCCCGGGGCCGAGCTCGTCGACACGGCGAACCTCAGCCTCGAGCAGATCGTCGCGAAGCTGGTCGAGGCGCACCGGGCCGGGCACGAGGTCGCGCGGCTGTGCTCGGGCGATCCGTCGCTCTACAGCGCCGTGGCCGAGCAGGTGCGGCGGCTCGACGCGGCCGGGGTTCCCTACGACGTCGTCCCCGGCGTGCCTGCCTTCGCCGCTTCGGCCGCCGTGCTGAAGCGGGAGCTCACCGTGCCCGAAATCGGGCAGAGCCTGGTCATCACCCGGGTTCAGGCGCGCTCCACGAAGATGCCGTCCGGCGAAACCCTCGCCGCCTTCGCCGCGACCGGGGCCACGCTCGCGCTGCACCTCGCCATCAACCACGTCGAGCGGGTGGCCGAGGAACTCAAGCCGCACTACGGCGATGACTGCCCTGTCGCCGTCGTCGCGCTGGCGAGCCAAGCCGGGGAAACCGTCTTGCGCGGGGTGCTCGGCGAGCTGCCCTCGCTGGTCCGCGAAGCCGGGATGACGCGCGCCGCCACCATCTTCGTGGGGCGGGTGCTCGCCGCCACGGACTTCCCCGACAGCTTCCTCTACTCGAGTGCCCGTGACCGGGCGAACCAACCGGAGTCGTTGTGA
- the cbiE gene encoding precorrin-6y C5,15-methyltransferase (decarboxylating) subunit CbiE, with amino-acid sequence MRETSRPPAAGADRLTVVGIGADGWSGLSEQARAAVLAADVVLGAPRQLGYLPEDVPARAWPTPLLPGLDAVIAEHEGARICVLASGDPFLSGVGATLVAHGYEVEALPALSSVTLARARLGWSAEETEVVTIVGRSSARVARVLAPRRRVLVLGADAPALRSLLTVRGYGESELIALENLGGPDERISDGWAGDPGPLTVFALACAGPALPLIGIPDDVYAHDGQLTKRDLRVSALARLAPSPGELLWDVGAGAGSVGIEWSRMHGLNRAVAIERSPERAERIGRNALDLGVPELEVVAGEAPEALSALPAPDAVFIGGGVTAPGVLDACVATGARVVAHGVTLEAEQVLARAYEEYGGELLRIGVEKAAPLGGFTGWTPARVVTQWSSR; translated from the coding sequence GTGCGCGAAACATCACGTCCACCGGCTGCCGGAGCGGACCGCCTGACCGTGGTCGGGATCGGGGCCGACGGCTGGTCCGGGCTGTCGGAACAGGCGCGGGCCGCGGTGCTCGCCGCCGACGTCGTGCTGGGTGCGCCCCGGCAGCTGGGCTACCTGCCCGAGGACGTCCCGGCGCGGGCGTGGCCGACGCCGTTGCTGCCGGGCCTGGACGCGGTCATCGCCGAGCACGAAGGCGCCCGGATCTGCGTCCTGGCCAGCGGAGATCCGTTTTTGTCGGGGGTGGGTGCCACACTGGTGGCCCATGGATACGAGGTCGAGGCGCTGCCCGCGCTCTCGTCGGTGACACTGGCCCGGGCACGGCTGGGCTGGTCCGCCGAGGAGACCGAGGTGGTCACCATCGTCGGCCGGTCGTCGGCCCGCGTCGCCCGGGTACTGGCGCCGCGCCGGCGAGTGCTCGTCCTGGGTGCCGACGCGCCCGCTTTGCGCTCCCTGCTCACCGTGCGGGGTTACGGCGAGAGCGAACTGATCGCGTTGGAGAACCTGGGCGGGCCCGACGAGCGCATCTCCGACGGCTGGGCCGGCGATCCCGGACCGCTGACGGTGTTCGCGCTGGCGTGCGCGGGTCCGGCGTTGCCGCTGATCGGCATCCCGGACGACGTGTACGCCCACGACGGGCAGCTGACCAAGCGCGACCTCCGCGTGTCGGCGCTGGCCCGCCTCGCGCCGAGTCCCGGCGAGCTGTTGTGGGACGTCGGCGCGGGCGCGGGCAGCGTCGGCATCGAGTGGTCGCGGATGCACGGGCTGAACCGTGCGGTCGCGATCGAACGCTCTCCGGAGCGGGCCGAGCGGATCGGCCGGAACGCATTGGACCTGGGAGTACCGGAACTGGAGGTGGTGGCGGGGGAAGCACCGGAAGCGCTGAGCGCGCTGCCCGCGCCGGATGCGGTCTTCATCGGAGGCGGCGTCACGGCGCCGGGCGTACTGGACGCCTGCGTGGCCACCGGCGCACGAGTGGTGGCGCACGGGGTGACGCTGGAGGCCGAGCAGGTCCTGGCCCGCGCGTACGAGGAGTACGGCGGGGAGCTGCTGCGGATCGGTGTGGAGAAGGCGGCGCCGCTGGGCGGCTTCACGGGCTGGACGCCGGCCCGGGTCGTGACGCAGTGGAGCAGCCGGTGA
- a CDS encoding putative cobaltochelatase, giving the protein MKPYPFTAVVGLPDLRLALVLSSISPAVGGVLVRGEKGTAKSTMVRALAGLLPRVDVVDGCRFSCDPSAPDPLCPDGPHDGAKSRRRPAKLVELPVGAAEDRVIGSLHLERALAEGVTDFQPGLLAAAHRGLLYVDEVNLLHDHLVDTLLDAAAMGRATVEREGVSVSHAARFVLIGTMNPEEGELRPQLLDRFGLTVEVASSRDPEQRVEVVRRRLAYEADPDAFAAQYAEEDGRLAADIEAAQRLLPAVKLPDEALRQIAEVCASFEVDGMRADIVTARTAVAHAAWSGRDEVTTDDVRVAARLALPHRRRRNPFDAPGISEEQLEQALQDAQPDPGPEDDGPGSGSTPPEAPEPPQGSENAPQGEPKPSGGQQKTVGAGDTFKARVFRVKGMGEGERGRRSRAITDSGRTIGVQPASVREGRPHLVATVKAAAPHQKARGRAGAGLKLRPEDVRYALREGREGNLVLFCVDASGSMGAKARMREVKSAVLSLLLDAYQRRDKVGLVTFRGNAAELALPPTISVDAAASRLEGLLTGGRTPLAEGLLEAARVLRVEEIRDPRRRPLLVVVTDGRATSGPDAVARAQAAAGLLNGVTTIVMDCESGKMRLGLAADLAAHLGAEHVPLADVAAESLAGAVRARTGRAA; this is encoded by the coding sequence TTGAAGCCGTACCCGTTCACCGCCGTCGTCGGGTTGCCGGACCTGCGCCTGGCGCTGGTCCTGTCCTCGATCTCGCCCGCCGTCGGTGGGGTGCTGGTGCGCGGCGAAAAGGGCACCGCGAAGTCGACCATGGTCCGCGCGCTCGCGGGCCTGCTGCCGCGTGTCGACGTCGTCGACGGCTGCCGGTTCTCCTGCGATCCCTCGGCTCCCGACCCGCTCTGCCCGGACGGCCCGCACGACGGCGCGAAGAGCCGCCGGCGGCCCGCGAAGCTGGTCGAGCTGCCCGTCGGCGCGGCCGAAGACCGCGTCATCGGCTCCCTGCACCTGGAACGCGCGCTCGCCGAAGGCGTCACGGACTTCCAGCCCGGCCTCCTGGCCGCAGCGCACCGCGGGCTTCTCTACGTCGACGAGGTCAACCTGCTGCACGACCACCTCGTCGACACGCTGCTGGACGCCGCCGCGATGGGCCGCGCGACCGTCGAGCGCGAGGGCGTTTCGGTGTCACACGCCGCACGCTTCGTGCTGATCGGCACCATGAACCCCGAAGAGGGCGAGCTGCGGCCGCAGCTGCTGGACCGGTTCGGGCTGACCGTCGAGGTCGCCTCCAGCCGTGACCCGGAGCAGCGCGTCGAGGTCGTCCGCCGTCGTCTCGCCTACGAAGCCGATCCGGACGCCTTCGCCGCCCAGTACGCCGAGGAAGATGGCCGGCTCGCCGCGGACATCGAAGCGGCGCAACGGCTTCTGCCCGCCGTCAAGCTCCCCGACGAGGCCCTGCGGCAGATCGCCGAGGTCTGCGCGTCCTTCGAGGTCGACGGCATGCGCGCGGACATCGTCACCGCGCGCACGGCGGTCGCGCACGCGGCCTGGTCCGGTCGCGACGAGGTGACCACCGACGACGTCCGCGTCGCCGCGCGGCTCGCGCTGCCGCACCGGCGCCGCCGCAACCCGTTCGACGCGCCCGGCATCTCGGAAGAGCAGCTCGAGCAGGCCCTCCAGGACGCCCAGCCGGACCCCGGTCCCGAAGACGACGGCCCCGGCTCGGGGTCGACGCCGCCGGAAGCGCCCGAGCCGCCGCAGGGCAGCGAGAACGCACCCCAGGGCGAGCCGAAACCCAGTGGTGGCCAGCAGAAGACCGTCGGGGCCGGCGACACGTTCAAGGCCCGCGTCTTCCGCGTCAAGGGCATGGGCGAAGGCGAGCGTGGCCGCCGTTCCCGCGCGATCACCGACAGCGGTCGGACCATCGGCGTCCAGCCCGCCAGCGTCCGCGAAGGCCGTCCCCACCTGGTCGCGACCGTGAAAGCCGCCGCACCGCACCAGAAAGCCCGCGGACGCGCCGGCGCCGGCCTGAAGCTGCGGCCGGAGGACGTCCGCTACGCGCTGCGCGAAGGCCGTGAAGGCAACCTCGTCCTGTTCTGCGTCGACGCGTCCGGATCGATGGGTGCGAAGGCGCGGATGCGCGAGGTCAAGTCCGCGGTCCTGTCGCTGCTGCTCGACGCCTACCAGCGGCGGGACAAAGTCGGGCTCGTCACCTTCCGCGGCAACGCTGCAGAACTCGCGTTGCCGCCGACGATCAGCGTCGACGCGGCCGCGTCCCGCCTCGAAGGCCTCCTGACCGGCGGCCGGACGCCGCTGGCCGAAGGACTCCTGGAAGCCGCCCGCGTGCTGCGAGTCGAAGAGATCCGTGACCCGCGGCGCCGTCCGCTGCTGGTCGTCGTCACCGACGGCCGCGCCACCAGCGGCCCCGACGCCGTCGCGCGCGCTCAGGCCGCGGCCGGGCTGCTCAACGGCGTCACGACGATCGTCATGGACTGCGAGAGCGGCAAGATGCGGCTCGGCCTCGCCGCCGACCTCGCCGCCCACCTCGGCGCGGAACACGTCCCGCTCGCCGACGTCGCCGCCGAATCGCTGGCGGGCGCCGTCCGCGCCCGGACCGGAAGGGCCGCCTGA
- the cobO gene encoding cob(I)yrinic acid a,c-diamide adenosyltransferase yields the protein MPQGKPSVVPEDGLTTRQRRNRPLLAVHTGEMKGKSTAAFGMALRAWNQGWSIGVFQFVKSAKWRVGEEAAFKALGKLHDDTGQGGPVEWHKMGEGWSWARKSGTDEDHAANAREGWAEIKRRLAAEAHDFYVLDEFSYLLKWGWLEVDDVVSALVSRPGHQHVVITGRYAPPELVEAADLVAEMTKVKHPMDAGQKGQRGIEW from the coding sequence ATGCCGCAGGGGAAACCGTCGGTGGTGCCGGAAGACGGCCTGACCACGCGCCAGCGCCGCAACCGGCCGCTGCTCGCCGTGCACACCGGTGAGATGAAGGGCAAGTCGACGGCCGCGTTCGGGATGGCGCTGCGGGCCTGGAACCAGGGCTGGTCGATCGGCGTGTTCCAGTTCGTCAAGTCGGCGAAGTGGCGCGTCGGCGAGGAGGCCGCGTTCAAGGCGCTGGGGAAGCTGCACGACGACACCGGCCAGGGTGGCCCGGTCGAGTGGCACAAGATGGGCGAGGGCTGGAGCTGGGCGCGCAAGTCCGGCACCGACGAGGACCACGCCGCGAACGCCCGTGAGGGCTGGGCGGAGATCAAGCGGCGGCTCGCGGCCGAGGCGCACGACTTCTACGTCCTCGACGAGTTCTCCTACCTGCTGAAATGGGGCTGGCTCGAGGTCGACGACGTCGTGTCCGCGTTGGTCTCGCGGCCGGGCCACCAGCACGTCGTCATCACCGGCCGGTACGCGCCGCCGGAGCTCGTCGAGGCCGCCGACCTGGTCGCCGAGATGACCAAGGTCAAGCACCCGATGGACGCCGGGCAGAAGGGCCAGCGGGGGATCGAGTGGTAG
- a CDS encoding cobyrinate a,c-diamide synthase, with protein sequence MVVAAPGSGHGKTTVAAGLMAALRAAGHRVSGHKVGPDFIDPSYHALATGRPARNLDPFLQGEERLVPLLRHGSHGADIAVIEGVMGLFDGALGTEGYASTAHVARVLDAPVVLVVDASAASRSVAATVLGFAHYDNRVRLAGVILNKLGSQRHRDEIASALEATGVPLLGALYRNEEIHAPSRHLGLVPAAERAAEAQHVLPALAAWVRDGVDLEAIVRIASGASRLSVPPWEPSGVDGPQVTVAAAGGPAFTFRYTENVELLAACGVSVVDVDPLRDQALPDGCAGLYFGGGFPEVHAAELSANTALRSAVASAIEGGMPVSAECAGLLYLCQSLDDVPMVGAVPADAKMTARGKLGYRRAVAVEDNLLATAGQRVTGHEFHRTEVTPSHGASAAWGWDRQLDGFASPTLHASYLHVHWAGYPELAHRFAAQVRAYA encoded by the coding sequence GTGGTCGTCGCCGCGCCCGGCTCCGGGCACGGCAAGACGACCGTCGCCGCCGGGCTGATGGCCGCGCTGCGCGCGGCCGGGCACCGGGTGTCCGGGCACAAGGTCGGGCCGGATTTCATCGATCCGAGCTACCACGCCCTGGCCACCGGGCGTCCCGCGCGCAACCTCGACCCGTTCCTGCAGGGCGAGGAGCGGCTGGTTCCCTTGCTCCGGCACGGTTCCCACGGCGCCGACATCGCCGTGATCGAAGGCGTGATGGGCCTGTTCGACGGGGCACTGGGCACCGAGGGCTACGCTTCGACGGCCCACGTGGCGCGGGTGCTGGACGCGCCGGTGGTGCTGGTCGTCGACGCCTCGGCCGCGTCCCGCAGTGTCGCCGCGACCGTGCTCGGCTTCGCCCACTACGACAACCGCGTCCGGCTCGCCGGCGTCATCCTGAACAAGCTGGGCTCGCAGCGGCACCGCGACGAGATCGCGTCCGCGCTGGAAGCCACCGGCGTCCCGCTGCTGGGTGCGTTGTACCGCAACGAAGAGATCCACGCGCCGAGCCGGCACCTCGGGCTCGTCCCGGCGGCGGAACGGGCCGCGGAGGCGCAGCACGTGCTGCCCGCGCTGGCCGCGTGGGTGCGGGACGGCGTCGACCTCGAAGCGATCGTCCGGATCGCTTCCGGTGCGTCGCGGCTTTCGGTGCCGCCGTGGGAACCGTCCGGGGTGGACGGTCCACAAGTGACCGTCGCCGCCGCCGGTGGTCCGGCGTTCACGTTCCGGTACACCGAGAACGTCGAGCTGCTGGCGGCCTGCGGGGTTTCCGTCGTGGACGTCGATCCCTTACGGGACCAGGCGCTGCCCGACGGGTGCGCCGGCCTGTACTTCGGTGGCGGGTTCCCCGAGGTGCACGCGGCCGAGCTGTCGGCGAACACGGCGTTGCGGTCCGCGGTCGCTTCGGCCATCGAGGGCGGCATGCCGGTGAGCGCGGAGTGCGCGGGGCTGCTGTACCTGTGCCAGTCCCTGGACGACGTGCCGATGGTCGGCGCGGTGCCCGCGGACGCCAAGATGACCGCCCGCGGCAAGCTCGGCTACCGGCGCGCGGTCGCCGTGGAGGACAACCTGCTCGCGACGGCGGGGCAGCGCGTCACCGGGCACGAGTTCCACCGCACGGAGGTGACGCCGTCGCACGGCGCTTCGGCGGCTTGGGGCTGGGACCGGCAGCTGGACGGCTTCGCGTCGCCGACGCTGCACGCGTCCTACCTGCACGTCCACTGGGCCGGGTATCCCGAGCTGGCCCACCGGTTCGCCGCGCAGGTGCGGGCGTATGCCTGA
- the cobC gene encoding Rv2231c family pyridoxal phosphate-dependent protein CobC yields MPDYDLHHHGDREVGPGLIDLAVNVRLPRPPLWLREELASALDSLAAYPSTVDAVSAVAERHGRASSEVLVTAGAAEAFTLLASAFRPDHAVVVHPQFTEPEAALRAAGHPVSRVILSEADGFVLDPGAVPSDADLVFVGNPTNPTSVLHPASALRSLARPGRLLVVDEAFLDAVPGEVESLAAGHPGVVVLRSLTKTWGLAGLRAGYVLASADVIERLRAVQVPWSVSTLAGVATVACCRPSALEEAEKLAVAAEADREYLVSGLAASGVDVLGDPRGPFVLVRVPEGASVRARLREAGYAVRRGDTFPGLGPDHLRLAVRDRATTDAFLTALRKIL; encoded by the coding sequence ATGCCTGATTACGACCTTCATCACCACGGCGATCGCGAAGTCGGTCCGGGGCTGATCGACTTGGCGGTGAACGTCCGCTTGCCTCGGCCGCCTTTATGGCTGCGAGAGGAACTGGCTTCCGCTTTGGATTCCCTGGCGGCTTATCCATCCACTGTGGATGCGGTTTCCGCGGTGGCCGAGCGTCACGGTCGTGCTTCTTCGGAGGTACTGGTCACCGCGGGCGCGGCAGAGGCTTTCACGCTGCTGGCCTCGGCTTTCCGGCCGGATCATGCGGTCGTCGTGCACCCGCAGTTCACCGAGCCGGAGGCCGCGTTGCGGGCGGCGGGACACCCGGTTTCGAGGGTGATCCTGTCCGAAGCGGACGGGTTCGTGCTGGACCCCGGTGCGGTGCCGTCCGACGCCGACCTGGTGTTCGTCGGCAACCCGACGAATCCCACCTCGGTGCTGCACCCGGCTTCGGCCCTACGTTCCTTGGCCCGGCCCGGGCGGCTGCTCGTGGTGGACGAGGCGTTCCTCGACGCGGTCCCCGGCGAAGTCGAGAGCCTGGCCGCCGGCCACCCGGGCGTGGTCGTGCTGCGCAGCCTGACCAAGACGTGGGGCCTGGCCGGGCTGCGGGCGGGGTACGTGCTCGCCTCGGCGGACGTCATCGAGCGGCTGCGGGCGGTGCAGGTGCCGTGGTCGGTGTCCACCTTGGCCGGCGTGGCGACGGTCGCTTGCTGCCGTCCGTCCGCTCTGGAGGAGGCGGAGAAGCTGGCGGTGGCCGCGGAAGCGGACCGCGAGTACCTGGTGTCGGGCTTGGCTGCTTCGGGTGTCGACGTGCTGGGTGATCCGCGCGGCCCGTTCGTGCTGGTGCGCGTGCCCGAAGGAGCTTCCGTGCGGGCGCGGCTGCGCGAGGCGGGCTACGCGGTGCGACGGGGGGACACGTTCCCCGGCCTCGGCCCGGACCACCTGCGGCTGGCCGTGCGCGACCGGGCGACCACCGATGCGTTCCTCACCGCGCTCCGGAAAATCTTGTAA
- a CDS encoding VOC family protein, with protein MPGFNDVAWFEIGTDQPAAAERFYGEVFGWKVAQDDSASTDAAYRVIDTGGSRGGLFTGQENYAVFTVLVEDVEATCRQVEKAGGQVLRPPSVNPVGVTFAHVLDPAGNHFSVFTPPK; from the coding sequence ATGCCCGGGTTCAACGACGTCGCCTGGTTCGAGATCGGCACCGACCAGCCGGCGGCCGCCGAACGGTTCTACGGCGAGGTCTTCGGCTGGAAGGTCGCGCAGGACGATTCGGCGAGCACCGATGCCGCTTACCGCGTCATCGACACCGGCGGTTCACGCGGCGGCCTCTTCACGGGCCAGGAGAACTACGCGGTCTTCACTGTCCTGGTCGAGGACGTGGAGGCCACCTGCCGTCAGGTCGAGAAAGCCGGCGGCCAGGTGCTGCGGCCACCGAGCGTCAACCCCGTCGGCGTGACGTTCGCGCACGTGCTCGACCCGGCGGGCAACCACTTCTCGGTGTTCACCCCGCCAAAGTGA
- a CDS encoding YafY family protein: MNRTDRLYALVEELRAVAPRPRSARWLADRFEVSVRTVERDISALQQSGTPIYAEAGRTGGYCLDKAHTMPPVNLTPAEAVAMALALRHLDGTPFRAEGRSALRKLVAAMRREDADAAKNLAASVHLLGSGPIPPMPPVLNIRRVLRIRYTDREGAVTRREVEPLGYVGKPEHWYLVAWCRLRGEIRAFRTDRIVSFTVTAEVPPLRRLRPEDLEIPYGDVQQLTLAG, encoded by the coding sequence GTGAACCGAACCGATCGTCTCTACGCCCTCGTCGAAGAGCTGCGTGCCGTTGCGCCGCGGCCTCGTAGTGCCCGGTGGCTCGCCGACCGGTTCGAGGTCAGCGTTCGCACTGTCGAGCGGGACATCAGCGCCCTGCAGCAGTCCGGCACGCCCATCTACGCCGAGGCCGGGCGGACCGGTGGGTACTGCCTCGACAAGGCGCACACGATGCCGCCGGTCAACCTGACGCCCGCCGAGGCCGTCGCCATGGCCTTGGCGCTGAGGCATCTCGATGGCACCCCGTTCCGGGCGGAAGGCCGCTCGGCGCTGCGCAAGCTGGTCGCCGCGATGCGGCGGGAGGACGCCGACGCGGCGAAGAACCTCGCCGCCTCTGTCCACCTGCTCGGCAGCGGTCCGATCCCGCCCATGCCGCCCGTGCTCAACATCCGCCGCGTGCTGCGGATCCGGTACACCGACCGCGAGGGCGCCGTCACCCGGCGGGAGGTCGAGCCGCTCGGCTACGTCGGCAAGCCCGAGCACTGGTACCTCGTGGCCTGGTGCCGGCTGCGCGGGGAGATCCGGGCGTTCCGCACCGATCGGATCGTCTCCTTCACCGTGACCGCCGAGGTGCCGCCCCTTCGCCGGCTGCGCCCCGAGGACCTCGAAATCCCCTACGGCGATGTCCAGCAGCTCACTTTGGCGGGGTGA
- a CDS encoding adenosylcobinamide-GDP ribazoletransferase translates to MAVGTLTTVPVPAPRVIDRRVAGGAMLLAPLAALPLAVVAGLVVAAGQAAHLPALATAALALGAVALGSRGLHLDGLADTADGLGASYDRAKALDVMRRGDSGPTGVATLVLVLLVQVGALTAANPVTAAAGVLVGRCTLSMACARGVPTARPDGLGATVAGSVPRVAAIAVGLAAAGLAVLLPGLPWWRGPLAVLLSYAVAGALLWRCTKRLGGITGDVLGATVETAVATALVALST, encoded by the coding sequence ATGGCCGTCGGGACGTTGACCACCGTGCCCGTCCCGGCGCCCCGCGTCATCGACCGGCGGGTGGCCGGCGGCGCCATGCTGCTCGCTCCCCTGGCCGCCCTTCCCCTGGCCGTGGTCGCCGGGCTCGTCGTCGCCGCCGGGCAAGCAGCTCACCTCCCGGCGCTGGCCACCGCCGCACTCGCGCTCGGGGCCGTCGCGCTCGGCAGCCGGGGGCTGCACCTCGACGGGCTCGCCGACACCGCCGATGGTCTCGGCGCGTCCTACGACCGCGCCAAGGCCCTCGACGTCATGCGCCGCGGGGACTCCGGGCCCACCGGGGTCGCCACCCTCGTGCTCGTCCTCCTCGTCCAGGTCGGAGCCCTGACCGCCGCCAATCCCGTGACGGCGGCCGCGGGCGTGCTCGTCGGCCGGTGCACGCTCTCCATGGCCTGCGCGCGGGGCGTGCCGACGGCTCGGCCGGACGGTCTCGGCGCGACCGTCGCCGGCTCGGTGCCGCGCGTGGCCGCGATCGCCGTCGGTCTGGCCGCGGCCGGGCTGGCCGTGCTGCTGCCCGGGCTGCCGTGGTGGCGGGGGCCGCTCGCTGTCCTCCTTTCCTACGCCGTCGCCGGCGCGCTGCTGTGGCGGTGCACCAAGCGGCTCGGCGGCATCACCGGGGATGTCCTCGGGGCCACTGTCGAAACCGCCGTGGCGACCGCGCTGGTGGCGCTGTCGACCTAG
- the cobT gene encoding nicotinate-nucleotide--dimethylbenzimidazole phosphoribosyltransferase, protein MFDVPVPDPAARAAALERLDGLVKPLGALGRLEEIAAWLSAAHGSVPPRPLDDVRVVVFAGDHGVSALSPYPREVTAAMVRVFLAGKSGVNVLAAQVGAKVRVADIAVDWDGADVPPSVTAHKIRRGSGSIDVEDALLPGEAQAAFEAGRAIALEERDADVLIPGDMGIGNTAMCAALVAASLGLPATEVVGTGTGVDAAGLERKTAAVTAALARTAGRTEDPFERLTALGSACAAATAGFLVQAAVLGIPVLLDGVFSGAAALVARDIAPGAEQWWLAGHRSTEPSQAFALKALGLDPILDFGLRLGEGSGAVQAVPTLRAARAILADMGLLADLT, encoded by the coding sequence GTGTTCGACGTACCCGTGCCCGACCCCGCCGCCCGCGCCGCCGCGCTGGAGCGGCTCGACGGCCTGGTCAAGCCGCTCGGCGCGCTCGGCAGGCTCGAGGAGATCGCCGCCTGGCTGTCCGCGGCGCACGGCAGCGTCCCACCGCGGCCGCTGGACGACGTCCGCGTGGTCGTCTTCGCGGGCGACCACGGCGTGTCGGCGCTTTCGCCGTACCCGCGCGAGGTGACGGCGGCGATGGTCCGGGTGTTCCTGGCCGGCAAGAGCGGCGTCAACGTGCTGGCCGCCCAGGTCGGGGCGAAGGTGCGGGTGGCGGACATCGCCGTCGACTGGGACGGCGCGGACGTGCCGCCGTCGGTGACGGCGCACAAGATCCGCCGCGGTTCGGGCTCGATCGACGTCGAAGACGCGCTGCTGCCGGGCGAAGCCCAGGCGGCGTTCGAAGCGGGCCGGGCGATCGCCCTGGAGGAGCGCGACGCGGACGTGCTGATCCCCGGCGACATGGGCATCGGCAACACGGCGATGTGCGCGGCGCTGGTGGCGGCCTCCCTGGGCCTGCCGGCGACGGAAGTCGTCGGCACCGGGACGGGCGTGGACGCCGCGGGCCTCGAGCGCAAGACGGCGGCGGTCACGGCCGCACTGGCCCGGACCGCGGGCCGGACGGAGGACCCCTTCGAGCGGCTGACGGCGCTGGGCAGCGCCTGCGCCGCGGCGACGGCGGGTTTCCTGGTCCAGGCGGCGGTCCTCGGCATCCCGGTGCTGCTCGACGGCGTGTTCTCCGGCGCCGCCGCGCTGGTGGCGCGGGACATCGCGCCCGGGGCCGAGCAGTGGTGGCTGGCCGGGCACCGGTCGACGGAACCTTCCCAGGCGTTCGCGCTGAAGGCGCTCGGCCTGGACCCGATCCTGGACTTCGGCCTGCGGCTCGGCGAGGGCAGCGGAGCCGTCCAGGCCGTCCCCACGCTGCGGGCGGCCCGGGCCATCCTGGCCGACATGGGCCTGCTGGCCGACTTGACGTGA
- a CDS encoding bifunctional adenosylcobinamide kinase/adenosylcobinamide-phosphate guanylyltransferase — protein sequence MTVPNVASAKKRTSAGLTHRLAGYLETLARALRRYGRDEGKVLVLGGVRSGKSRHAERLVAHHSHLVYVAPGLPAGEDDPEWAARVAAHQARRPANWKTVETTDLAGTLRTATEPLLIDCLGTWLSRVLDDVGAWRQKPGWEHRLDDRLEDFLAAWAAARVPVVAVSNEVGSGVVPATSSGRLFRDVLGALNNRVSADADRVVLVVAGRALDL from the coding sequence ATGACTGTGCCCAATGTCGCCTCCGCGAAGAAACGTACGTCGGCGGGGCTGACGCACCGGCTCGCCGGGTATCTCGAAACCCTGGCTCGCGCCCTGCGCCGGTACGGGCGTGACGAAGGCAAGGTGCTCGTCCTCGGCGGGGTCCGCTCGGGGAAGTCACGGCACGCCGAGCGGCTCGTCGCCCACCACTCGCACCTCGTCTACGTCGCGCCCGGGCTCCCGGCGGGCGAAGACGATCCCGAATGGGCCGCGCGGGTGGCCGCCCACCAGGCGCGGCGGCCGGCGAACTGGAAGACCGTCGAGACCACCGACCTGGCCGGCACCCTGCGCACGGCGACCGAACCGCTGCTGATCGACTGCCTCGGCACCTGGCTGTCCCGCGTGCTGGACGATGTCGGCGCGTGGCGGCAGAAGCCGGGCTGGGAGCACCGCCTGGACGACCGGCTCGAGGACTTCCTCGCCGCGTGGGCCGCGGCGCGGGTGCCGGTGGTCGCAGTCAGCAACGAGGTCGGCAGCGGTGTGGTGCCCGCAACGTCGTCCGGACGGCTGTTCCGTGATGTGCTGGGCGCACTCAACAACCGGGTGTCCGCCGACGCCGACCGGGTCGTGCTGGTCGTCGCGGGCCGGGCGCTCGACCTGTAG